A part of Falco cherrug isolate bFalChe1 chromosome 16, bFalChe1.pri, whole genome shotgun sequence genomic DNA contains:
- the LOC129737483 gene encoding polymeric immunoglobulin receptor-like isoform X2, whose product MAVFFLLAALLQEPVSSTLYGSKFLTGEVGGSVTHQCFYSITPANKHDRKYWCKLARNRVCYTVISTTGYTSKDHEGRVSLKDIPQNGTFMVTMTGLKKSDTGTYRCGIGTSNSDLYVSLNLTVVADAGVLGPIDLIQGELRGSVMVLCPPRDTQGGEKRFWCKLGRTSCTLIADTDGYVGKSHEGRISITPQESSGAFKILINDLKKEDSGLYRCGTGRLSSQNSPRVVALQVTTASTLPKRPKFLSGTVGGSLSLKCHYDPQGSYEKKYLCRWKEASCSLLVDADGFVHKSYEGRIQIASSDLENGSYTVVMSHLREEDAGWYWCGAKNGHTEHTSSVKLLIQKEICSSQDLETSTLVQPSLSSLATHSTPTQRSITGLTYTMGTVTESTSTLLPTAPPSTFVTSPGKIYHKSSSGESRLLPVVLPALISLIFITIAILTLTKMKFQKETATLQGKKELFK is encoded by the exons ATGGcggttttctttctcttagcAGCCTTGCTGCAAG AGCCAGTTTCAAGCACCTTGTACGGATCCAAGTTTTTGACAGGTGAGGTTGGAGGATCGGTCACCCATCAGTGCTTCTACTCCATCACGCCAGCCAACAAACATGACCGAAAATATTGGTGCAAACTCGCAAGAAACAGGGTTTGCTACACCGTTATTTCTACAACCGGCTACACCTCAAAAGACCATGAGGGGCGAGTGTCTCTCAAGGACATCCCCCAGAACGGCACCTTCATGGTGACGATGACAGGGCTGAAGAAGAGCGACACGGGGACCTACCGATGTGGCATCGGCACCTCCAACAGCGACCTGTACGTCAGCCTGAACCTGACGGTTGTGGCAG ATGCCGGGGTGCTGGGGCCGATCGACCTCATCCAGGGGGAGCTCCGTGGCTCTGTCATGGTCCTGTGCCCACCCAGGGACACCCAAGGTGGCGAGAAGAGGTTCTGGTGCAAATTGGGCAGAACCAGCTGCACTCTCATAGCTGACACTGATGGCTACGTGGGCAAAAGTCACGAAGGACGAATCTCTATCACCCCTCAGGAGAGCTCTGGAGCTTTCAAAATCTTGATAAATGacttaaaaaaggaagattcGGGGCTGTACAGGTGCGGGACAGGAAGGCTTAGCAGCCAGAACAGCCCACGGGTGGTGGCTCTGCAGGTGACCACAG CCTCCACTCTTCCCAAGAGACCAAAATTTCTCAGCGGCACGGTCGGAGGCTCACTGTCCTTGAAGTGCCACTATGATCCCCAGGGGAGCTACGAGAAGAAGTATTTGTGCAGGTGGAAGGAAGCTAGCTGCTCACTGCTCGTGGATGCGGATGGGTTTGTGCACAAGTCCTATGAAGGGCGAATACAAATAGCCAGCAGCGACCTGGAAAATGGGTCTTACACGGTGGTGATGAGCCACCTGAGAGAGGAGGATGCAGGATGGTACTGGTGCGGGGCTAAAAACGGGCACACAGAGCACACATCCTCTGTGAAGCTGCTCATCCAGAAGG AAATCTGCTCTTCACAAGACCTAGAAACATCCACTCTTGTGCAACCCTCTTTATCAAGCCTGGCCACCCACAGCACGCCCACGCAGAGAAGCATCACAGGCCTGACGTACACAATGGGCACCGTCACAGAGAgcaccagcaccctgctgcccactgccccccccagcaccttTGTAACCTCCCCAGGCAAAATCTATCACAAGAG CTCATCAGGTGAATCACGCCTGCTCCCAGTTGTGTTACCAGCTCTCATTTCACTGATTTTCATCACTATCGCTATTCTCACCCTGACCAAAATGAAGTTTCAAAAGGAGACAG caaccctacaggggaaaaaagaacttTTCAAGTGA
- the LOC129737483 gene encoding polymeric immunoglobulin receptor-like isoform X1: MAVFFLLAALLQEPVSSTLYGSKFLTGEVGGSVTHQCFYSITPANKHDRKYWCKLARNRVCYTVISTTGYTSKDHEGRVSLKDIPQNGTFMVTMTGLKKSDTGTYRCGIGTSNSDLYVSLNLTVVADAGVLGPIDLIQGELRGSVMVLCPPRDTQGGEKRFWCKLGRTSCTLIADTDGYVGKSHEGRISITPQESSGAFKILINDLKKEDSGLYRCGTGRLSSQNSPRVVALQVTTASTLPKRPKFLSGTVGGSLSLKCHYDPQGSYEKKYLCRWKEASCSLLVDADGFVHKSYEGRIQIASSDLENGSYTVVMSHLREEDAGWYWCGAKNGHTEHTSSVKLLIQKEICSSQDLETSTLVQPSLSSLATHSTPTQRSITGLTYTMGTVTESTSTLLPTAPPSTFVTSPGKIYHKSSSGESRLLPVVLPALISLIFITIAILTLTKMKFQKETGEESHAMGNMEGAPARAGQSPEKEQTMEETPSPEKVHECRTDWQTWVSSGTGTASVICLGRRE; encoded by the exons ATGGcggttttctttctcttagcAGCCTTGCTGCAAG AGCCAGTTTCAAGCACCTTGTACGGATCCAAGTTTTTGACAGGTGAGGTTGGAGGATCGGTCACCCATCAGTGCTTCTACTCCATCACGCCAGCCAACAAACATGACCGAAAATATTGGTGCAAACTCGCAAGAAACAGGGTTTGCTACACCGTTATTTCTACAACCGGCTACACCTCAAAAGACCATGAGGGGCGAGTGTCTCTCAAGGACATCCCCCAGAACGGCACCTTCATGGTGACGATGACAGGGCTGAAGAAGAGCGACACGGGGACCTACCGATGTGGCATCGGCACCTCCAACAGCGACCTGTACGTCAGCCTGAACCTGACGGTTGTGGCAG ATGCCGGGGTGCTGGGGCCGATCGACCTCATCCAGGGGGAGCTCCGTGGCTCTGTCATGGTCCTGTGCCCACCCAGGGACACCCAAGGTGGCGAGAAGAGGTTCTGGTGCAAATTGGGCAGAACCAGCTGCACTCTCATAGCTGACACTGATGGCTACGTGGGCAAAAGTCACGAAGGACGAATCTCTATCACCCCTCAGGAGAGCTCTGGAGCTTTCAAAATCTTGATAAATGacttaaaaaaggaagattcGGGGCTGTACAGGTGCGGGACAGGAAGGCTTAGCAGCCAGAACAGCCCACGGGTGGTGGCTCTGCAGGTGACCACAG CCTCCACTCTTCCCAAGAGACCAAAATTTCTCAGCGGCACGGTCGGAGGCTCACTGTCCTTGAAGTGCCACTATGATCCCCAGGGGAGCTACGAGAAGAAGTATTTGTGCAGGTGGAAGGAAGCTAGCTGCTCACTGCTCGTGGATGCGGATGGGTTTGTGCACAAGTCCTATGAAGGGCGAATACAAATAGCCAGCAGCGACCTGGAAAATGGGTCTTACACGGTGGTGATGAGCCACCTGAGAGAGGAGGATGCAGGATGGTACTGGTGCGGGGCTAAAAACGGGCACACAGAGCACACATCCTCTGTGAAGCTGCTCATCCAGAAGG AAATCTGCTCTTCACAAGACCTAGAAACATCCACTCTTGTGCAACCCTCTTTATCAAGCCTGGCCACCCACAGCACGCCCACGCAGAGAAGCATCACAGGCCTGACGTACACAATGGGCACCGTCACAGAGAgcaccagcaccctgctgcccactgccccccccagcaccttTGTAACCTCCCCAGGCAAAATCTATCACAAGAG CTCATCAGGTGAATCACGCCTGCTCCCAGTTGTGTTACCAGCTCTCATTTCACTGATTTTCATCACTATCGCTATTCTCACCCTGACCAAAATGAAGTTTCAAAAGGAGACAG gagAAGAAAGCCACGCCATGGGAAACATGGAAGGAGCACCGGCACGGGCTGGTCAGAGTCCTGAAAAAGAGCAAACTATGGAGGAAACCCCAAGTCCAGAAAAAGTGCATGAATGCAGGACAGACTGGCAAACATGGGTGTCTTCTGGAACTGGCACTGCAAGTGTTATTTGCCTTGGtagaagagaatga